The following proteins are co-located in the Labrys monachus genome:
- a CDS encoding aspartate aminotransferase family protein — MTAEAPSVSAADGLLARRRRLLGPAYRLLYQDPVHPVRGEGVWLYDADGNAFLDVYNNVPSVGHCHPRVVAALAEQAARLNTHTRYLHETVLDYAEALLATFPDEIGHVMLTCTGSEANDLAVRAARVFTGGTGFIVTRFAYHGVTVAVAEMSPSLGAGVPLGAHVRTVAAPDTFRRTPAEAAAGFEADVRAALADMQRHGIKPAALLFDTVFASDGVFPATGIVDGAVAAMREAGGLYIADEVQAGLARTGSHMWGFERYGIVPDLVTMGKPMGDGHPIAGMAARPEILAEFGERTRYFNTFGGNPVSAAVGLAVLDVVRDEGLMANAARVGAYLADGLRALQQRHPSLGDIRGAGLYVGMEIVEDDAARSPSPARTTRLVNDLRRRGVLVGISGAHANVVKVRPPLPFSTAHADLFLERLDACLGA, encoded by the coding sequence GTGACCGCAGAGGCCCCATCCGTTTCCGCCGCCGACGGGCTTCTCGCGCGCCGGCGCCGCCTGCTCGGTCCCGCCTACCGCCTGCTCTACCAGGATCCCGTCCATCCCGTGCGCGGCGAGGGCGTCTGGCTCTACGACGCCGACGGCAACGCCTTCCTCGACGTCTACAACAACGTGCCTTCGGTGGGCCATTGCCATCCGCGCGTCGTCGCCGCGCTGGCCGAGCAGGCCGCTCGGCTCAACACCCATACGCGCTACCTGCACGAGACGGTGCTCGACTATGCCGAGGCGCTGCTGGCGACGTTCCCCGACGAGATCGGCCATGTCATGCTGACCTGCACCGGCAGCGAGGCGAACGATCTGGCCGTGCGCGCCGCCCGCGTGTTCACCGGCGGCACGGGCTTCATCGTCACCCGCTTCGCCTATCACGGCGTCACGGTCGCGGTGGCGGAGATGTCGCCGAGCCTCGGCGCCGGCGTGCCCCTCGGCGCGCATGTGCGCACGGTCGCCGCGCCCGACACCTTCCGCCGGACGCCGGCCGAAGCCGCGGCCGGGTTCGAGGCGGACGTGCGCGCCGCGCTCGCCGACATGCAGCGCCATGGCATCAAGCCGGCGGCGCTGCTCTTCGACACCGTCTTCGCCAGCGACGGCGTCTTTCCGGCGACCGGCATCGTCGACGGCGCCGTCGCCGCCATGCGGGAGGCGGGCGGGCTCTATATCGCCGACGAGGTGCAGGCCGGTCTCGCCCGCACCGGCTCCCACATGTGGGGCTTCGAGCGCTACGGCATCGTGCCGGACCTCGTCACCATGGGCAAGCCGATGGGCGACGGCCATCCGATCGCCGGCATGGCGGCGAGACCCGAGATCCTCGCCGAGTTCGGGGAGCGGACGCGCTATTTCAATACTTTCGGCGGCAATCCCGTTTCCGCGGCTGTCGGCCTCGCCGTCCTCGACGTGGTGCGCGACGAGGGGCTGATGGCCAATGCCGCCCGCGTCGGCGCCTATCTGGCGGACGGCCTGCGTGCCCTTCAGCAGCGCCATCCCTCGCTGGGCGACATCCGCGGGGCCGGCCTGTATGTCGGCATGGAGATCGTCGAGGACGATGCGGCACGCAGCCCCTCCCCCGCGCGGACGACGCGCCTCGTCAACGACCTGCGGCGCCGCGGCGTGCTCGTCGGCATCAGCGGCGCGCATGCCAACGTCGTGAAGGTGCGCCCGCCCCTGCCCTTCTCGACGGCGCATGCGGACCTGTTCCTCGAGCGCCTCGACGCCTGCCTCGGCGCATGA
- a CDS encoding phosphotransferase — protein sequence MSDAEAELRRALLLLETPPPAISQAEAADAALRHYGLVGDITPLSGERDRNFLLRPPGSQALVLKFSNQEEDEAVLAFQIALLRHVERERPALAAPRLRATLAGPDVATVSTAAGAEVALHAVTFLPGVCAQGVASTEAMRRNIGRALGELAQALATFRHPGADRVLLWDIMRAPGLRPVLSCVQDGTRRSFIQRFLDRFETDLAPRLAPLRRQVIHNDLSASNLMLASTESHVVTGILDFGDAVFAPMVNDLAVAASYHLQLGERPLDAVAGMVAAYEAVTPLQDEERAMLPDLILARLVIRTVINEWRGARFPENRTYIERNMRQAWTLLDQFMAMPDASRRDMAAQSFQHRRIS from the coding sequence ATGAGTGACGCCGAGGCCGAGTTGCGCAGGGCCCTGCTTCTGCTCGAGACGCCGCCCCCGGCCATCTCGCAGGCCGAAGCGGCCGACGCTGCCCTTCGGCATTACGGGCTCGTCGGCGACATCACCCCCCTTTCCGGCGAGCGCGACCGCAATTTTCTGCTCCGCCCGCCCGGCAGCCAAGCCCTGGTGCTGAAGTTCAGCAACCAGGAGGAGGACGAGGCCGTCCTGGCCTTCCAGATCGCGCTGCTCCGCCATGTCGAGCGGGAGCGGCCCGCCCTCGCAGCTCCGCGCCTGCGGGCCACGCTTGCCGGCCCGGATGTTGCGACGGTCAGCACCGCCGCCGGCGCCGAGGTGGCGCTGCATGCCGTGACATTTCTGCCCGGCGTCTGCGCCCAGGGCGTGGCGAGCACGGAGGCGATGCGCCGGAACATCGGACGGGCACTCGGCGAGCTGGCGCAGGCCCTCGCGACCTTCCGCCATCCGGGGGCCGACCGCGTCCTGCTCTGGGACATCATGCGCGCTCCCGGGCTGCGGCCGGTGCTGTCCTGCGTCCAGGATGGGACGCGGCGCAGCTTCATCCAGCGCTTCCTCGACCGCTTCGAAACCGACCTGGCGCCCCGTCTCGCCCCGCTGCGGCGGCAGGTGATCCATAACGATCTCAGCGCCAGCAACCTCATGCTCGCCTCGACCGAATCTCACGTGGTCACGGGCATCCTCGATTTCGGCGATGCCGTGTTCGCTCCCATGGTCAACGACCTCGCCGTCGCCGCCTCCTACCACCTGCAGCTCGGCGAGCGGCCGCTCGATGCCGTGGCCGGCATGGTGGCGGCCTATGAGGCGGTGACGCCGCTGCAGGACGAGGAACGGGCGATGCTGCCCGACCTCATTCTCGCCCGCCTCGTCATACGCACCGTCATCAACGAGTGGCGCGGCGCCCGCTTTCCCGAGAACCGGACCTATATCGAGCGCAACATGCGCCAGGCCTGGACCCTGCTTGACCAATTCATGGCCATGCCCGATGCATCGCGCCGGGACATGGCTGCCCAGAGCTTCCAGCACCGGAGAATCTCGTGA
- a CDS encoding GMC family oxidoreductase has protein sequence METFDFIVVGAGSAGCVLADRLSESGRYSVLVLEAGGHDRRFWIKTPIGYGRTFLDGRVNWKYQAEPDPGADGRPAYWPRGRVVGGSSSINALVYCRGLPQDFDDWRAEGNAGWGWDDVEPVFSRFEGRIDRAGRRTGPGALAVADVRDEVHPLKSHFLASAGEIGLPLTEDFNGPSPEGVGVYAITRRPNGLRCSAADAFLRPALKRAKVRLETGALVTRIAIEQGRARGVDYEHHGEARSAAARCAVILSAGAVNSPQLLQLSGIGPGATLREQGIEVRLDRPAVGGNLQDHLAVTYYYKSREPTLNDELHPWHGKMRAGLRYVASRRGPLSLSVNQCGGFVRSSAASQRPDLQLYFNPLTYIEARTSERPSLNPDPFSGFILSYQPARPTSRGRIDIASADPRQAPRIRPNSLSTQKDLDDVVAGGRLLQALVRTRAMQALIAEPIAPGIEAMDDEAILADFRRRCGTVFHPVGTCRMGSDAGNAVVDGSLRVHGLDGLRVADASVFPAITSGNTNAPTMMVAHKAADLILHDAGAA, from the coding sequence ATGGAGACGTTCGATTTCATCGTGGTAGGCGCCGGCTCGGCTGGCTGCGTGCTGGCCGACCGCCTCTCCGAAAGCGGCAGGTACAGCGTGCTCGTGCTCGAAGCGGGCGGGCATGACCGCCGTTTCTGGATCAAGACCCCGATCGGTTACGGACGCACGTTCCTCGACGGCCGCGTCAACTGGAAATACCAGGCCGAGCCCGACCCGGGCGCCGATGGACGTCCGGCCTACTGGCCGCGCGGGCGGGTCGTCGGCGGATCGAGCTCCATCAATGCCCTGGTCTATTGCCGCGGCCTTCCCCAGGATTTCGACGATTGGCGGGCCGAGGGCAATGCCGGGTGGGGCTGGGACGATGTCGAGCCGGTCTTTTCCCGTTTCGAAGGCCGCATCGACCGTGCCGGGCGCCGGACAGGCCCGGGCGCCCTCGCCGTCGCCGACGTCCGCGACGAGGTGCATCCGCTCAAGAGCCACTTCCTGGCGAGCGCCGGCGAGATCGGCCTGCCGCTGACCGAGGACTTCAACGGCCCGTCGCCCGAAGGCGTCGGCGTCTACGCCATCACGCGCCGGCCGAACGGGCTCAGATGCTCGGCCGCCGATGCCTTCCTCCGGCCGGCGCTCAAGCGCGCCAAGGTCCGGCTCGAAACCGGGGCGCTGGTGACGCGCATCGCGATCGAGCAGGGCCGCGCCCGGGGCGTCGACTACGAGCACCACGGCGAGGCGAGGAGCGCCGCGGCGCGCTGCGCCGTCATCCTCAGCGCCGGCGCGGTCAACTCGCCGCAATTGCTGCAATTGTCGGGTATCGGCCCCGGCGCGACGCTGCGGGAGCAGGGCATCGAGGTCCGCCTGGACCGCCCCGCGGTCGGCGGCAACCTGCAGGACCATCTCGCCGTCACCTATTACTACAAGTCGCGCGAGCCGACGCTCAACGACGAGCTCCATCCCTGGCACGGAAAGATGCGGGCGGGCCTGCGCTATGTCGCCAGCCGGCGCGGACCCCTCAGCCTCAGCGTCAACCAATGCGGCGGCTTCGTCCGCTCCAGCGCAGCGAGCCAGCGGCCCGACCTCCAGCTCTATTTCAATCCGCTGACCTATATCGAGGCGAGGACGTCGGAGCGCCCCTCGCTCAACCCCGATCCCTTCTCCGGCTTCATCCTCTCCTACCAGCCGGCCCGCCCGACCAGCCGAGGGCGCATCGACATCGCCTCGGCCGATCCGAGGCAGGCGCCGCGCATCCGGCCCAATTCGCTGTCCACGCAGAAGGATCTCGACGACGTCGTCGCCGGCGGGCGCCTGCTCCAGGCTCTCGTGCGGACGAGGGCGATGCAGGCGCTGATCGCCGAGCCGATCGCGCCCGGCATCGAGGCCATGGACGACGAGGCGATCCTGGCCGATTTCCGCCGGCGCTGCGGCACCGTCTTCCATCCGGTCGGGACCTGCAGGATGGGCTCCGACGCCGGCAATGCCGTGGTCGACGGGTCGCTCCGCGTCCACGGCCTGGACGGGCTGCGCGTGGCCGATGCCTCGGTGTTTCCCGCCATCACCTCCGGCAACACCAACGCGCCGACGATGATGGTCGCCCACAAGGCGGCCGACCTCATCCTGCACGATGCGGGCGCGGCCTGA
- a CDS encoding mandelate racemase/muconate lactonizing enzyme family protein: MKLESVRVFVVGNPPPGYGGRYFVFLKLRTACGIEGVGEAYAATFGPHVVARMIEDVFMRRFEGEDPTRIESLWRRVHGSGFTLRPDPSLMGVMSALEMACWDIAGKAANRPVYDLLGGKVRERLRSYTYIYPEEGESDAVYHDAERSAERASDYVRQGFTALKFDPAGAYSAFDPRQPDLESLALSERFIRLIREAVGTKADLLFGTHGQFTTSGAIRLARRLEPYDPLWFEEPVPPEMPEEMAKVAHATTIPIATGERLTTKYEFARVLATGAASILQMNLGRVGGLLEAKKIAGMAEAHYAQIAPHLYCGPIVGAANIQLAACIPNFLILESIERWGGFHAELLKTPILWEDGHVIPPTAPGLGVELDETVALAHPYPADGRLHLEMTEQPLG; this comes from the coding sequence ATGAAACTCGAGAGCGTCCGCGTCTTCGTGGTGGGCAATCCGCCCCCGGGCTATGGCGGCCGGTATTTTGTCTTCCTCAAACTGCGCACAGCCTGCGGCATCGAGGGCGTCGGGGAGGCCTATGCAGCGACCTTCGGGCCGCATGTCGTCGCCCGCATGATCGAGGACGTGTTCATGCGGCGCTTCGAGGGCGAGGATCCGACGCGGATCGAGAGCCTGTGGCGCCGTGTCCACGGGTCGGGCTTCACCCTCAGGCCGGACCCGTCGCTGATGGGCGTGATGAGCGCCCTCGAAATGGCGTGCTGGGATATCGCCGGCAAGGCGGCGAACCGTCCCGTCTACGATCTCCTCGGCGGCAAGGTGCGGGAGAGGCTCAGGAGCTACACCTATATCTATCCGGAGGAAGGCGAGAGCGACGCCGTCTATCACGACGCGGAACGCTCGGCCGAGCGCGCCTCCGACTATGTGAGGCAGGGCTTCACGGCGCTGAAATTCGACCCGGCGGGGGCCTATTCGGCCTTCGACCCGCGCCAGCCGGACCTCGAATCGCTGGCGCTGTCCGAGCGCTTCATCCGGCTGATCCGCGAGGCGGTGGGCACGAAGGCCGACCTCTTGTTCGGCACGCACGGCCAGTTCACCACGTCCGGCGCCATCCGCCTCGCCCGGCGGCTGGAGCCCTACGATCCGCTCTGGTTCGAGGAGCCGGTGCCGCCCGAAATGCCCGAGGAGATGGCCAAGGTGGCCCATGCCACCACCATCCCGATCGCCACCGGCGAAAGGCTGACCACGAAATACGAGTTCGCCCGCGTGCTGGCGACCGGCGCCGCCAGCATCCTGCAGATGAATCTCGGCCGCGTCGGCGGGCTGCTCGAGGCCAAGAAGATCGCCGGCATGGCCGAGGCGCATTACGCGCAGATCGCGCCGCATCTCTATTGCGGGCCGATCGTGGGGGCGGCGAACATCCAGCTCGCCGCCTGCATCCCGAATTTCCTCATCCTGGAGAGCATCGAGCGCTGGGGCGGCTTCCATGCCGAACTGCTGAAGACGCCGATCCTCTGGGAGGACGGCCATGTCATCCCCCCGACGGCGCCCGGGCTCGGCGTCGAACTCGACGAAACCGTGGCGCTCGCCCATCCCTATCCGGCGGACGGGCGCCTTCATCTGGAAATGACGGAGCAGCCGCTCGGCTGA
- a CDS encoding NAD(P)-dependent oxidoreductase yields MRYAFIGLGHLGRHLAASLVRKGFDVTVHDLDRKAADPLVAAGARWADGAAAAVQDVDALVTCLPSPKASQAVLEAALPAMRPGATWIEMSTNDFPVIQDLAARAAAKGVETLACPVTGGVHKAEGGDITVLVGGPQAAFERHEPALRAMGGSVIFLGGLEQASVTKVVTNMLAFIHLIAAGEALMLCKRAGVDLRAAFEAIRASSGNSFVHETESQVILNGSYDIGFTMDLACKDAGFAMEIGRRLGVPLKLASAMEQTFIEGRTRYGGGAWSSMIVKLLEDATGDELRAPGFPARLSADD; encoded by the coding sequence ATGCGTTACGCGTTTATCGGCCTCGGCCATCTCGGGCGCCATCTGGCGGCAAGCCTGGTGCGCAAGGGCTTCGACGTCACGGTCCACGATCTCGACCGCAAGGCGGCGGACCCGCTGGTCGCCGCCGGCGCCCGCTGGGCCGATGGCGCCGCGGCCGCCGTGCAGGACGTCGATGCGCTCGTCACCTGCCTGCCGTCGCCGAAGGCCTCGCAGGCCGTGCTGGAAGCGGCCCTGCCGGCCATGCGCCCCGGCGCGACCTGGATCGAGATGAGCACCAACGATTTCCCCGTCATCCAGGACCTCGCCGCGCGCGCGGCGGCGAAGGGCGTGGAAACGCTCGCCTGCCCGGTCACCGGCGGCGTCCACAAGGCGGAGGGAGGTGACATCACCGTCCTCGTCGGCGGCCCGCAGGCGGCCTTCGAGCGCCACGAGCCGGCGCTGCGCGCCATGGGCGGATCAGTGATCTTCCTTGGTGGCCTCGAACAGGCGAGCGTGACCAAGGTCGTCACCAACATGCTCGCCTTCATCCATCTCATCGCCGCCGGCGAGGCGCTGATGCTGTGCAAGCGCGCCGGGGTCGACCTGCGCGCCGCCTTCGAGGCGATCCGCGCCAGCTCCGGCAACAGCTTCGTGCACGAGACCGAGAGCCAGGTCATCCTCAACGGCAGCTACGACATCGGCTTCACCATGGACCTGGCCTGCAAGGATGCCGGCTTCGCCATGGAGATCGGCCGCCGCCTCGGCGTGCCCCTGAAGCTCGCCTCCGCCATGGAGCAGACCTTCATCGAAGGACGCACCCGCTATGGCGGCGGCGCCTGGTCCTCGATGATCGTCAAGCTGCTGGAAGACGCCACCGGCGACGAGCTGCGCGCGCCGGGATTCCCGGCGCGGCTGTCGGCGGACGATTGA
- a CDS encoding NAD-dependent epimerase/dehydratase family protein, translated as MSRPLKPVLLTGASGTLGRLLAHRLAALGWTLRLTDIRDFPDPLPPGAAFERADLEEGGAVGALARGCGLILHFGGISTEHPFDTILGPNLRGSFNIYEAARQEKARVVFASSNHVFGFYERTVKLDQDDPMRPDGFYGLSKAYGEMLARVYWEKHAVESVLIRIGSVLPEVPNERILSTWLSHDDFVALVERCAEADKVGCTVVWGASDNSRSFWNRDGRAVIGWRPRDSSDDQAEKVRGKVTDDPVTERYQGGVFVRADYSREDFPPAEMFPSPANLPPRDLES; from the coding sequence TTGTCCCGACCTCTCAAGCCCGTGCTGCTGACGGGAGCCTCCGGCACGCTCGGACGCCTGCTCGCCCACCGCCTCGCCGCGCTCGGCTGGACGCTGCGGCTGACTGATATCAGGGATTTTCCCGACCCGCTTCCCCCCGGCGCCGCCTTCGAGCGTGCCGACCTCGAAGAGGGCGGCGCCGTCGGAGCCCTCGCACGGGGATGCGGCCTGATCCTCCATTTCGGCGGCATTTCCACCGAACATCCCTTCGACACGATTCTCGGCCCCAATCTGCGCGGCAGCTTCAACATCTACGAAGCCGCGCGGCAGGAAAAGGCCCGCGTGGTGTTCGCCTCCTCCAACCACGTCTTCGGCTTCTACGAACGCACGGTGAAGCTCGACCAGGACGATCCGATGCGGCCGGACGGCTTCTACGGCCTGTCGAAGGCCTATGGCGAGATGCTCGCGCGCGTCTATTGGGAAAAACATGCGGTCGAGAGCGTCCTCATCCGCATCGGCTCGGTGCTGCCGGAGGTGCCGAACGAACGCATCCTCTCGACATGGCTGTCGCATGACGATTTCGTCGCGCTCGTCGAGCGTTGCGCGGAGGCGGACAAGGTCGGCTGCACCGTCGTCTGGGGCGCCTCCGACAACAGCCGTAGTTTCTGGAACCGCGACGGCCGCGCGGTGATCGGCTGGCGCCCGCGCGACAGTTCCGACGACCAGGCCGAAAAGGTGCGCGGCAAGGTGACGGACGATCCGGTCACCGAGCGCTACCAGGGCGGCGTGTTCGTGCGGGCGGACTATTCGCGCGAGGATTTCCCGCCGGCGGAGATGTTTCCCTCCCCCGCCAATCTGCCGCCTCGGGATCTGGAATCCTGA
- a CDS encoding FadR/GntR family transcriptional regulator, whose product MSRMSIPPLSLPPAVSRTAQVAEWFAREIRAGRLRSGEKLPTEQELIARFQVSRTVIREAMASLRSEGLVVSRQGSGVFVADHGTSRAFRIVSEEMRSLVEVLNVLQLRLAVETEAAGLAAEKRTAEDLAQMRHWLDAIDASIAAGESAVEADFAFHRAISSATRNPYFERFMHFLGPVIIPRQSVRPEAETPGQRRHYLEQVQVEHRRLYDAIESGDPAASRLRLREHLEAGQERYRKMVGRHQE is encoded by the coding sequence ATGTCGCGCATGTCGATCCCGCCTTTGTCCCTGCCGCCCGCCGTCAGCCGCACGGCCCAGGTTGCCGAGTGGTTCGCGCGGGAAATCCGCGCCGGCCGGCTGCGCAGCGGCGAGAAACTGCCGACCGAGCAGGAACTCATCGCCCGCTTCCAGGTGAGCCGCACGGTCATCCGCGAGGCGATGGCCTCGCTGCGTTCCGAGGGGCTGGTGGTCAGCCGGCAGGGTTCGGGCGTCTTCGTCGCCGACCACGGCACGAGCAGGGCCTTCCGTATCGTGTCGGAGGAGATGCGCTCGCTGGTCGAGGTGCTCAACGTGTTGCAGCTGCGCCTCGCGGTCGAGACCGAGGCGGCAGGCCTGGCGGCGGAGAAGCGAACCGCCGAAGACCTGGCGCAGATGCGCCATTGGCTCGATGCGATCGACGCGTCGATCGCGGCGGGAGAATCGGCCGTGGAAGCCGATTTCGCCTTTCACCGCGCCATTTCCTCGGCGACGCGCAATCCCTATTTCGAGCGCTTCATGCATTTCCTCGGCCCGGTCATCATCCCCCGCCAGTCGGTGCGGCCGGAAGCCGAGACTCCCGGGCAGCGCCGGCATTATCTCGAACAGGTGCAGGTGGAACATCGCCGGCTCTATGACGCCATCGAGAGCGGCGATCCCGCGGCTTCCAGGCTGAGGCTGAGGGAGCATCTGGAAGCCGGGCAGGAGCGCTATCGCAAAATGGTCGGCCGCCACCAGGAATAG
- a CDS encoding NAD(P)-dependent oxidoreductase, whose product MKERIGFVGLGMMGSAMAANLLAKGWPLAVLAHARREAVDRLVAAGATEAGSARELALASDIVILCVTGSPQVEEIVRGPGGLASAGKPLLILDCSTSNPASTIQLAGDLAGQGITLIDTPLGRTPKEAAAGTLDVMAGGAEADVARARPVLAAFAGRIIHTGPTGSGHTMKLLNNFISMGYSAIYSEALMLGAKAGLTPKVFDSVVRGGRMDCSFYQAFFEFVLNRDENAQRFAMKNALKDMTYLASFAHASGAANPMGAAVRNGFAAAVAMGRGEAFVPALSDVVAALNGVSLVDQGAAAPAAV is encoded by the coding sequence ATGAAAGAGCGGATCGGCTTCGTCGGATTGGGCATGATGGGATCGGCCATGGCGGCGAACCTGCTCGCCAAGGGCTGGCCGCTGGCGGTCCTCGCCCATGCCCGGCGCGAGGCCGTCGACAGGCTGGTGGCGGCCGGCGCGACCGAGGCCGGGAGCGCCAGGGAGCTGGCGCTGGCGAGCGACATCGTCATCCTGTGCGTGACTGGCTCGCCGCAGGTGGAGGAGATCGTCAGGGGTCCCGGCGGCCTCGCCTCGGCCGGCAAGCCGCTGCTCATCCTCGATTGCTCGACGTCCAATCCCGCCTCCACCATCCAGCTGGCCGGGGACCTCGCCGGGCAGGGCATCACGCTGATCGACACCCCGCTCGGCCGCACGCCGAAGGAAGCCGCCGCCGGCACGCTCGACGTCATGGCGGGCGGCGCGGAGGCCGACGTGGCGCGCGCCCGGCCGGTACTCGCGGCTTTTGCCGGGCGGATCATCCATACCGGACCGACCGGCAGCGGCCACACCATGAAGCTCCTCAACAATTTCATCTCGATGGGCTATTCGGCGATCTATTCGGAGGCGCTGATGCTCGGCGCCAAGGCCGGGCTGACGCCGAAAGTGTTCGACAGCGTCGTCCGCGGCGGGCGCATGGATTGCAGCTTCTACCAGGCCTTCTTCGAATTCGTGCTCAACCGCGACGAGAACGCCCAGCGCTTCGCGATGAAGAACGCCCTCAAGGACATGACCTATCTGGCCTCCTTCGCCCATGCGAGCGGCGCGGCCAACCCGATGGGCGCGGCGGTGCGCAACGGCTTCGCGGCCGCGGTCGCCATGGGCCGAGGCGAGGCCTTCGTGCCTGCCCTGTCGGATGTCGTCGCCGCGCTGAACGGCGTGTCGCTGGTCGATCAGGGAGCGGCCGCTCCGGCGGCAGTCTGA
- a CDS encoding FadR/GntR family transcriptional regulator, producing the protein MTLKLDKVSRGPHLSTLVASSITREIAQGRLRPGDQLPTEQALATTFGVSRNVVREAIARLRSEGRVWSQQGRGAFVADSANATVLTIDYDALEKGDAFRHLFELRGILEVEAAGLAAGRRTPEDIEGMRRTLSIMTDVPYGSLQWLRTDLEFHRAVARATGNAYMVQFLGFVSERVRESILASGNRHRSDDIALATLAEHEAILAAIEAGDVPRAQEAMRSHLAGAAQRVDPHAGGRPEPRLGRNGAR; encoded by the coding sequence ATGACGCTGAAGCTCGACAAGGTCAGTCGCGGCCCGCATCTGTCGACGCTCGTCGCAAGCTCCATCACGCGCGAGATCGCGCAGGGCCGGCTCCGGCCGGGCGACCAGTTGCCGACCGAGCAGGCGCTCGCCACCACCTTCGGCGTCAGCCGCAACGTCGTCCGCGAGGCGATCGCGCGACTGCGCTCGGAAGGGCGCGTCTGGTCGCAGCAGGGCCGCGGCGCCTTCGTCGCGGATTCGGCCAATGCCACCGTGCTCACCATCGACTACGACGCCCTGGAGAAGGGCGACGCCTTCCGCCATCTCTTCGAATTGCGCGGCATCCTCGAAGTGGAGGCGGCCGGCCTCGCCGCCGGGCGGCGCACCCCCGAGGACATCGAGGGCATGCGCCGCACGCTCTCCATCATGACCGACGTACCCTATGGCAGCCTTCAATGGCTGCGGACGGATCTCGAATTCCACCGCGCCGTCGCCCGGGCCACCGGCAACGCCTATATGGTGCAGTTCCTCGGCTTCGTTTCGGAACGCGTGCGCGAAAGCATCCTCGCCTCGGGCAACCGCCACCGGTCCGACGACATCGCCCTCGCCACGCTCGCCGAGCATGAAGCCATCCTCGCCGCGATCGAGGCCGGGGACGTTCCGCGGGCGCAGGAAGCCATGCGCAGCCATCTCGCCGGCGCGGCACAGCGCGTCGACCCGCATGCCGGCGGACGCCCGGAACCGAGGCTCGGCCGCAACGGAGCGCGGTGA
- a CDS encoding ABC transporter permease produces the protein MTFLANLRPRSGSYGWLRDAAPPALLIALIAIVEIGAPGFVTPETLTVVLSDTAVLFILAAGQTFVILIGGIDLSIQSVASLASVVLAQLLPSIGLFAFPVAVATGFVFGLASGYVHVRLRVPSFVATLASGGVVSGLALLAAHGRSITIEEASRLDTAWMNQRIWGVPVVVIIALLVGLLGYLGLRYTKFGRHSVAVGAGEPAAWAAGINVDRTKITAFAISGALAALAGAILACRLSSGSPILANQLMLPAIAAVIVGGTAITGGLGGVVRTAIGALIISIVRIGMTFVGVNIFAENIVFGAVLVVAVAITIDRSKIDVIK, from the coding sequence ATGACCTTTCTCGCCAATCTCCGCCCACGGAGCGGCTCCTATGGATGGCTGCGCGACGCGGCGCCGCCGGCGCTCCTGATCGCGCTCATCGCCATCGTCGAGATCGGCGCGCCGGGCTTCGTCACGCCCGAGACGCTGACCGTGGTGCTCTCCGACACCGCGGTGCTGTTCATCCTCGCCGCCGGGCAGACCTTCGTCATCCTGATCGGCGGCATCGATCTTTCCATCCAGTCGGTTGCCTCGCTGGCGAGCGTGGTGCTGGCGCAGCTGCTGCCCTCGATCGGCCTGTTCGCCTTCCCCGTCGCGGTCGCCACCGGCTTCGTCTTCGGCCTCGCCAGCGGCTATGTGCATGTGCGGCTGCGCGTGCCCTCCTTCGTGGCGACGCTCGCCAGCGGCGGCGTCGTGTCCGGCCTCGCCCTGCTCGCCGCCCATGGCCGCTCGATCACCATCGAGGAGGCGAGCCGCCTCGACACCGCCTGGATGAATCAGAGGATCTGGGGCGTGCCGGTGGTGGTGATCATCGCGCTGCTCGTCGGCCTGCTCGGCTATCTCGGCCTGCGCTATACCAAGTTCGGGCGCCACAGCGTCGCCGTCGGCGCCGGGGAACCGGCGGCCTGGGCGGCCGGCATCAACGTCGACCGCACCAAGATCACCGCCTTCGCGATTTCGGGCGCCCTCGCCGCGCTCGCCGGCGCCATCCTCGCCTGCCGCCTGTCGAGCGGCTCGCCGATCCTGGCCAACCAGCTGATGCTGCCCGCCATCGCGGCGGTGATCGTCGGCGGCACCGCCATCACCGGCGGGCTCGGCGGCGTGGTCCGCACCGCCATCGGGGCCCTCATCATCTCGATCGTGCGCATCGGCATGACGTTCGTCGGCGTCAACATCTTCGCCGAGAACATCGTGTTCGGCGCCGTGCTCGTGGTCGCCGTGGCGATCACCATCGACCGCAGCAAGATCGACGTCATCAAATGA